The following are from one region of the Haloactinomyces albus genome:
- a CDS encoding SRPBCC family protein translates to MGDNSEASHVVSVSREVAAGAEWIFELIADPAQQPAWDGNDNVAEAPGGQRVRAVGEVFTVTITHGSVRENHVVEFEDGRRIAWRPAEPGQQPPGHLWRWELEPIDAACTRVTHTYDWTRLADEKRFPRALATTSDKLQASLDRLADLAERA, encoded by the coding sequence GTGGGCGACAACAGCGAGGCAAGTCACGTAGTCAGTGTCAGCCGCGAGGTGGCGGCCGGAGCAGAGTGGATCTTCGAGCTCATCGCCGACCCGGCCCAGCAGCCTGCCTGGGACGGCAACGACAACGTGGCCGAGGCTCCCGGCGGGCAGCGAGTCCGGGCCGTGGGCGAGGTGTTCACCGTAACCATCACGCACGGCAGTGTCCGGGAGAACCACGTGGTCGAGTTCGAGGATGGCCGGCGCATCGCGTGGCGACCCGCCGAGCCGGGGCAGCAACCTCCGGGGCACCTGTGGAGATGGGAGCTTGAGCCGATCGACGCGGCGTGCACGCGGGTGACCCACACCTACGACTGGACCCGGTTGGCAGACGAGAAGCGCTTCCCACGCGCTCTGGCGACCACGTCGGACAAGCTTCAAGCCTCGCTGGATCGGCTCGCCGACCTCGCCGAGCGTGCATGA
- a CDS encoding CU044_5270 family protein, with translation MNIDDEDLITHLRALGDASSEPGLSPDGQGRAWQSVLRRGRRARGARRARTAGAAAVAVVVAGAGLNVAGFGSAGDAPETARMETVAHVLHTAAENTDTAKPGPGQYTHITTEHWRLARIPAKEGQHTSTPVPDDAFIAFRKKTREEVWIPSKAQGMMYRTRTGPIATKFRSADDKRYVKNHYPDRFETTTRYFAGPSHHGKQTGRTMHPIEPGHPGSAVGDRNSKDSHRTPIEDKPATWLDPTPKFLASLPHEPQALLDALATGHGESAVVFNDSRADTQFRRLSGVLTSGLVPSELRAALYRAALKIPGVTVTEETTTFNGQPGIAVGRVSSTGHIRQEIIFNKSDYQYIGQRQVLVKPGGRDELTLPANLTAPKGTVFYSAAVTTNITDKPKFAIPK, from the coding sequence GTGAACATCGACGACGAAGACCTGATCACCCATCTCCGGGCTTTGGGGGATGCGTCCTCCGAGCCGGGGCTGTCTCCGGACGGTCAGGGCCGGGCCTGGCAAAGTGTGCTGCGGCGCGGCAGGCGCGCTCGGGGTGCTCGGCGCGCCCGCACGGCCGGGGCCGCCGCGGTCGCCGTGGTGGTGGCAGGCGCCGGCCTGAACGTGGCCGGCTTCGGCTCGGCCGGCGACGCGCCCGAGACCGCGCGTATGGAGACGGTAGCTCACGTGCTGCACACCGCGGCCGAGAACACGGACACCGCGAAGCCGGGCCCCGGCCAGTACACCCACATCACGACAGAGCACTGGCGGCTGGCCCGCATCCCCGCGAAGGAGGGGCAGCACACGTCCACTCCCGTTCCGGACGACGCGTTCATTGCCTTCCGGAAGAAGACTCGCGAGGAGGTGTGGATACCCTCCAAGGCCCAGGGCATGATGTATCGAACCCGGACAGGGCCGATCGCGACGAAGTTTCGCAGTGCCGACGACAAGCGCTACGTCAAAAACCACTATCCCGACCGGTTCGAGACGACAACCCGGTACTTCGCAGGCCCGAGTCACCACGGCAAGCAGACCGGCCGCACCATGCACCCGATCGAACCCGGACATCCCGGCAGCGCGGTCGGCGACCGGAACTCCAAGGACAGTCACCGCACGCCGATCGAGGACAAACCCGCCACGTGGCTGGACCCGACCCCGAAGTTTCTGGCCTCGCTCCCCCATGAGCCGCAAGCACTGCTGGATGCGCTGGCCACCGGACACGGCGAATCGGCCGTGGTGTTCAACGACAGCCGTGCCGACACCCAGTTCCGACGCCTCTCCGGGGTGCTGACCAGCGGTTTGGTGCCGTCCGAGCTACGCGCTGCCCTCTACCGCGCGGCCCTGAAGATCCCCGGCGTCACCGTCACCGAGGAGACCACCACCTTCAACGGCCAACCCGGTATCGCCGTCGGCCGCGTCAGTTCCACCGGCCACATCCGGCAGGAGATCATCTTCAACAAGTCCGACTACCAATACATCGGCCAGCGGCAGGTCCTGGTCAAACCCGGTGGCCGCGACGAGCTCACACTCCCGGCCAACCTCACCGCCCCGAAAGGAACGGTCTTCTACTCCGCGGCCGTGACCACGAACATCACCGACAAACCGAAGTTCGCCATCCCGAAGTGA
- a CDS encoding SigE family RNA polymerase sigma factor, which yields MGNGEFAEFFAAQFASACRYAYTLCGNHAESEEIAQQAFVRMYSHWRRVRRATAQAYLRKTVTRLFINTRRGRRGREHAMADVPERPVEQEHSELERQGLRAALLRVPPRQRAVLVLRFVYDLPIDEVAAALGCSPGTVKSQAAHGLGNLRKAYGDLFTGSDIEEVAL from the coding sequence GTGGGAAACGGCGAGTTCGCCGAGTTTTTCGCCGCGCAGTTCGCCTCCGCGTGCCGGTATGCCTACACCCTCTGTGGGAATCACGCGGAGAGTGAGGAGATCGCGCAGCAGGCGTTCGTGCGGATGTATTCGCATTGGCGCCGGGTCCGGCGGGCGACCGCGCAGGCCTACCTGCGTAAGACCGTGACGCGGCTGTTCATCAATACCCGTCGCGGGAGACGTGGCCGCGAGCACGCTATGGCCGACGTGCCGGAGCGTCCGGTGGAGCAGGAGCACAGCGAGCTCGAGCGTCAAGGCTTGCGGGCTGCCCTGTTACGGGTGCCTCCACGGCAACGGGCCGTGTTGGTGCTGCGATTCGTCTACGACCTTCCCATCGACGAGGTCGCCGCGGCGCTGGGCTGTTCGCCCGGCACGGTCAAAAGCCAGGCTGCCCACGGACTCGGGAACCTGCGCAAGGCCTATGGGGACCTATTCACCGGATCGGACATCGAAGAGGTGGCATTGTGA
- a CDS encoding serine hydrolase domain-containing protein, translated as MGQLQTEVEPSEVGLDARRLQRIDRHFAEYVSDGRLPGWLVLVARRGKIAHLSTHGMRDTEKGLPMQTDTLFRIYSMTKPITSVAAMMLYEQGAFELTDPISRFLPAFTDQRVYVNGSARQPQTRPATEPIRIWHLLTHTAGLTYGFHHIHPVDQMYRDEGFEWGHPAGLDLAGACAAWAEFPLLFDPGRRWNYSVATDVLGRLVEVASGQSLDEFFREHIFEPLDMRDTAFSVGEQDGDRLASLYTADRAGKAVRNDKFGRVAHHRPGVFSGGGGLISSARDYHRFTRMLLGRGQLEGARLLSSRTVDYMTRNHLPGGADLETLAMGSFSEVANAGKGFGLGFSVNDDPTASKVVASVGQYAWGGAASTAFWVDPREDLTVVFLTQLLPSSTHPIRSQLQQLVYQALVD; from the coding sequence GTGGGCCAGCTACAGACCGAGGTCGAACCGAGCGAAGTCGGCCTCGACGCGCGGCGTCTACAGCGCATCGACCGGCATTTCGCGGAGTACGTTTCCGACGGCAGGCTGCCGGGATGGCTGGTCCTGGTCGCACGCCGGGGAAAGATCGCGCACCTGAGCACACACGGCATGCGCGACACCGAGAAGGGACTGCCGATGCAGACCGACACCCTCTTTCGGATCTACTCCATGACCAAACCGATCACCTCGGTGGCGGCGATGATGCTCTACGAGCAGGGCGCCTTCGAACTCACCGATCCGATCAGCCGCTTCCTGCCCGCCTTCACCGACCAGCGGGTCTACGTCAACGGTTCCGCACGGCAGCCACAGACCCGGCCTGCCACCGAACCGATCCGCATCTGGCATCTGCTCACCCACACCGCCGGACTCACCTACGGTTTCCACCACATCCACCCGGTGGACCAGATGTATCGCGACGAGGGCTTCGAGTGGGGACACCCGGCCGGACTCGACCTCGCGGGTGCCTGTGCCGCATGGGCCGAGTTCCCGCTGCTGTTCGACCCGGGCCGACGGTGGAACTATTCGGTGGCCACCGACGTGCTCGGCCGTCTGGTCGAGGTCGCCTCCGGACAGTCGCTCGACGAGTTCTTCCGGGAGCACATCTTCGAGCCGCTGGACATGCGCGACACCGCCTTCAGCGTCGGCGAACAGGACGGCGACCGGCTCGCGAGCCTCTACACGGCCGACCGCGCGGGCAAGGCGGTGCGCAACGACAAGTTCGGGCGGGTGGCCCATCACCGCCCCGGGGTTTTCTCCGGAGGCGGTGGGCTGATCTCGTCGGCACGGGACTACCACCGGTTCACCCGGATGCTGCTGGGTCGTGGTCAGCTCGAAGGGGCCCGCCTGCTGAGCAGCCGCACGGTCGACTACATGACCCGCAACCACCTACCGGGCGGGGCCGACCTGGAAACGCTGGCCATGGGATCGTTCTCCGAGGTCGCCAATGCGGGCAAGGGATTCGGGCTCGGGTTCTCCGTCAACGACGATCCGACCGCTTCCAAGGTCGTCGCCTCGGTCGGCCAGTACGCCTGGGGCGGGGCGGCCAGCACCGCCTTCTGGGTGGACCCGCGCGAGGACCTCACCGTGGTGTTTTTGACCCAGCTCCTGCCCTCCAGCACGCACCCGATCCGCTCCCAACTGCAGCAGCTCGTCTACCAGGCACTGGTGGACTGA
- a CDS encoding dienelactone hydrolase family protein: MDADGQPTAGEREVSLPAVGGEGEQLLGDLAVPEGAHGLVVFAHGSGSSRRSSRNRWVAGQLQRVGLATLLMDLLSEEEGRLDARTAQLRFDIDFLVRRILGVIDWLPEDAETRSLPFGLFGASTGAAAALGAAAHRPEVTRAVVSRGGRPDLAGADLSGVRAATLLIVGGQDTDVLGLNREAAERLSATHEIHIVDGATHLFEEPGALDEVADVAADWFRRRLGGGSTAPPSTMS; encoded by the coding sequence GTGGACGCTGACGGGCAGCCGACCGCAGGGGAGCGGGAAGTATCTCTTCCCGCCGTCGGTGGAGAAGGTGAGCAGCTTCTCGGGGACCTCGCCGTCCCGGAGGGCGCCCACGGTCTGGTCGTGTTCGCCCACGGCAGCGGCTCCTCTCGCCGCAGCTCGAGAAATCGCTGGGTCGCCGGTCAGCTCCAGCGGGTGGGACTGGCCACGCTGCTGATGGATCTGTTGAGCGAGGAGGAAGGGCGCCTGGATGCGCGCACCGCCCAGCTGAGATTCGACATCGACTTCCTGGTGCGCAGGATTCTCGGAGTGATCGACTGGCTTCCCGAAGATGCGGAGACCCGGTCGCTGCCGTTCGGGCTGTTCGGTGCGAGTACCGGCGCCGCAGCCGCACTGGGCGCCGCCGCGCACAGGCCCGAGGTCACCCGAGCCGTGGTGTCCCGCGGCGGGCGTCCTGATCTGGCGGGGGCGGACCTGAGCGGGGTGCGTGCCGCGACGCTGCTGATCGTGGGCGGTCAGGATACGGATGTCCTCGGACTCAACCGGGAAGCGGCCGAGCGGCTGAGTGCCACTCACGAGATCCACATCGTGGACGGAGCAACCCACCTGTTCGAGGAGCCCGGCGCTCTCGACGAAGTCGCGGATGTCGCTGCCGACTGGTTTCGCCGCCGCTTGGGGGGAGGATCGACGGCGCCGCCCTCGACGATGTCGTGA
- a CDS encoding 3-hydroxybutyryl-CoA dehydrogenase encodes MTEIQRVGVVGAGQMGLGIAEVSARAGLDVVLTDVSEEAAKAGRSRIWKSLNRAVQKQKISEADRDAAQERIRCTTSLAELHDRGLVIEAVAENEEVKAKVFTELDQVVGDPEAILASNTSSIPIAKLASATKRPAQVIGIHFFNPVPVLKLVEVVPSLLTGEQTTQRATDFAADRLGKEAIRAQDRAGFVVNALLVPYLLSAIRMVDNGVASAEDIDNGMELGCAHPMGPLRLADMVGLDTVKAIADSMHAEYKDPGYAAPPLLQRMVDANLLGKKSGNGFYEYG; translated from the coding sequence GTGACGGAGATCCAGCGCGTCGGTGTGGTGGGAGCAGGTCAGATGGGCTTGGGCATCGCCGAGGTCAGCGCCCGGGCCGGACTCGACGTGGTGTTGACCGATGTCAGCGAGGAGGCCGCCAAGGCGGGGCGTTCACGGATCTGGAAGTCCTTGAACCGGGCGGTGCAGAAGCAGAAGATCAGCGAAGCCGACCGCGATGCCGCACAGGAACGCATCCGCTGCACCACCTCCCTGGCCGAGCTGCACGACCGCGGGCTGGTGATCGAGGCGGTCGCGGAGAACGAGGAGGTCAAGGCCAAGGTCTTCACCGAACTGGACCAGGTGGTCGGTGACCCGGAGGCGATTCTGGCCTCGAACACCTCCTCCATCCCGATCGCCAAGCTCGCCTCGGCCACGAAGCGGCCGGCACAGGTGATCGGTATCCACTTTTTCAACCCGGTGCCCGTACTCAAGCTGGTCGAGGTGGTTCCCTCGCTGCTGACCGGTGAGCAGACCACGCAGCGAGCCACCGACTTCGCCGCCGATCGGCTGGGCAAGGAGGCGATCCGGGCCCAGGATCGAGCCGGGTTCGTGGTGAACGCGCTGCTGGTTCCCTACTTGCTGTCGGCGATCCGGATGGTCGACAACGGAGTGGCCTCCGCGGAGGACATCGACAACGGCATGGAGCTGGGCTGTGCGCATCCGATGGGGCCGCTTCGGCTGGCCGACATGGTCGGCCTGGACACCGTGAAGGCGATCGCGGACTCGATGCACGCGGAGTACAAGGACCCCGGCTATGCGGCTCCTCCGCTGCTGCAGCGCATGGTCGATGCGAATCTGCTGGGCAAGAAATCCGGCAACGGTTTCTACGAGTACGGCTGA
- a CDS encoding GntR family transcriptional regulator, which produces MARPPTTQEYVLDELRKAIVSRQLSPRQPIRQDTIAHQLGVSRVPLREALKTLEAEGQVVYEPHRGYSVAELSLADLLEVYRLRELLESEAAAVAARKFTDTDLSRITDAQRDVDNAADDNDLVGMIAANRRFHFALLQPAEMPRLLRIVRTLWDATDAYRAVYYNSDVNRARVRREHEEIVRAAEQRDAEELTALLTAHRRHAVDTLRATLDTDQPYS; this is translated from the coding sequence ATGGCACGGCCACCCACGACCCAGGAGTACGTACTCGACGAGCTCCGCAAAGCGATCGTCTCCCGGCAGTTGTCACCGCGGCAGCCGATCCGCCAGGACACGATCGCTCATCAGCTCGGCGTCAGCCGCGTTCCCCTCCGAGAGGCGCTGAAGACGCTGGAGGCCGAAGGACAGGTCGTCTACGAGCCGCACCGCGGTTATTCGGTGGCCGAGTTGTCCCTTGCGGATCTGTTGGAGGTGTACCGCCTACGGGAGCTGCTGGAGTCCGAGGCGGCCGCGGTTGCCGCACGAAAGTTCACCGACACGGACCTGAGCCGCATCACCGACGCACAGCGCGATGTGGACAACGCAGCGGACGACAACGATCTCGTGGGAATGATCGCGGCCAATCGCCGGTTCCACTTCGCCCTGCTGCAACCGGCCGAAATGCCGCGACTGCTACGGATCGTACGCACGCTCTGGGACGCCACCGACGCCTACCGCGCCGTCTACTACAACTCCGACGTCAACCGCGCGCGGGTCCGCCGGGAACACGAGGAGATCGTGCGGGCGGCCGAGCAGCGGGACGCGGAGGAGCTGACCGCACTGCTGACCGCCCATCGCAGGCATGCGGTCGACACCCTCCGCGCCACCCTCGACACGGATCAGCCGTACTCGTAG
- a CDS encoding CaiB/BaiF CoA transferase family protein → MARTLPLDGVLVADFSRVLAGPYATMLLADLGATVIKVERPGRGDDTRAWGPPWTAHSSSYFESINRGKRSVTLDFADPQDRAAAVELARRADVLVENYRPGSLARYGLDYESLRDINPGLLYASISGFGSGDGADLPGYDFVVQAVGGLMSITGSPEGPPTKVGVAVVDVLTGKDAALGIMAALRSRAATGRGQHIEVNLLSSLLSGLVNQVGGFLASGTDPAPMGNRHPSVAPYETLQCEDALLAVAVGNDDQFRTLTGALGLVGAADDARFATNAARVANRAELVSVLENVLGARPAAAWQERLQQVGIACGQVNDLSHAVAYAESLGLRPIVRPESADTPQIRMPIEFSDSGSGSGCAAPAAPPELGEHTEEVRAWLGRDSSDGLPAPSRSSTAGRPADPA, encoded by the coding sequence ATGGCGCGGACGCTACCGCTGGACGGTGTGCTCGTCGCGGACTTCAGCCGGGTACTGGCAGGCCCCTACGCGACCATGCTGCTGGCCGACCTCGGAGCGACGGTCATCAAGGTCGAACGCCCCGGACGAGGAGACGACACCCGTGCGTGGGGACCGCCGTGGACGGCCCACAGCTCCTCCTACTTCGAGTCGATCAATCGCGGCAAACGCAGTGTCACTCTGGATTTCGCCGATCCACAGGACCGTGCGGCCGCTGTCGAACTGGCGCGCAGGGCCGATGTTCTGGTGGAGAATTACCGGCCCGGATCGCTGGCGCGGTACGGCCTGGATTACGAAAGCCTCCGAGACATCAATCCCGGTCTGCTGTACGCGTCGATTTCCGGCTTCGGGAGCGGGGACGGTGCGGATCTGCCCGGCTACGACTTCGTGGTGCAGGCGGTCGGTGGACTGATGAGCATCACCGGGAGTCCCGAGGGGCCTCCCACCAAAGTGGGAGTGGCCGTTGTCGACGTGCTCACCGGCAAGGATGCCGCGCTGGGCATCATGGCGGCCCTGCGCAGCCGTGCGGCGACCGGCCGGGGACAGCACATCGAGGTGAACCTGCTGTCGAGCCTGCTGTCCGGGCTGGTGAACCAGGTGGGTGGGTTCCTGGCTTCGGGGACCGATCCGGCGCCGATGGGCAATCGGCATCCGAGTGTCGCCCCCTACGAGACACTGCAGTGCGAGGATGCGCTGCTGGCCGTTGCCGTCGGCAACGACGACCAGTTCCGTACGCTCACCGGGGCGCTGGGCCTGGTCGGAGCGGCCGATGATGCCCGGTTCGCGACGAACGCGGCCAGGGTGGCGAACCGGGCCGAGCTGGTGAGCGTGCTGGAAAACGTTCTCGGGGCACGTCCCGCGGCGGCCTGGCAGGAGCGCCTGCAGCAGGTCGGGATCGCCTGTGGGCAGGTCAACGACCTCTCCCACGCGGTGGCCTATGCCGAGTCTCTCGGCCTGCGACCGATCGTCCGACCGGAGAGCGCGGACACGCCCCAGATACGAATGCCGATCGAATTCTCCGACTCCGGCTCCGGCTCCGGCTGTGCCGCGCCTGCCGCGCCGCCGGAACTCGGTGAGCACACCGAGGAGGTCCGTGCCTGGCTCGGACGGGACTCCTCGGATGGTCTGCCCGCCCCGTCCCGGTCTTCCACAGCCGGTCGCCCCGCCGACCCCGCGTAG
- a CDS encoding acyl-CoA dehydrogenase family protein, with protein MTAGGTRPDFDPHDPLGIDDELSTEQLAIRDSVRALCRDHVAPYVGDWFERGELPGIRDLTRELGKLGVLGMHLEGYGCAGMSAVDYGVACAELEACDSGLRSLVSVQGSLAMYAIWRWGSEEHKQQWLPRMAAGEAIGCFGLTEPDHGSDPASMRTSARRDGSDWVLNGHKMWITNGTVADVAVVWAHTDEGIRGFVVPTDTPGFSAPEITRKLSLRASVTSELVLDEVRVPGDAALPEAIGLRGPLSCLNEARYGIVWGATGAGLSCLEVALDYSRSREQFGQPIAGFQLTQAKLADMAVRVHNGRLLALHLGQRKDAGTLLPQQVSFGKLDNVRGALEVARTARTVLGANGISLEYPVIRHMTNLESVLTYEGTSEMHALTIGQAMTGVSAFRG; from the coding sequence ATGACTGCCGGTGGTACCCGCCCCGATTTCGATCCGCACGACCCCCTGGGCATCGACGACGAGCTCAGCACCGAGCAACTCGCGATCCGGGACAGCGTGCGAGCCTTGTGCCGTGACCACGTGGCGCCGTATGTCGGTGACTGGTTCGAACGAGGTGAATTGCCCGGCATCCGTGACCTGACGCGGGAACTGGGCAAGCTGGGAGTCCTCGGGATGCATCTGGAGGGCTACGGCTGTGCGGGCATGTCGGCGGTGGACTACGGCGTGGCCTGTGCGGAACTCGAGGCCTGTGACTCGGGCCTGCGGTCGCTGGTGTCGGTGCAGGGCTCGCTGGCGATGTACGCGATTTGGCGATGGGGTTCGGAGGAGCACAAGCAGCAGTGGCTGCCGCGCATGGCCGCGGGCGAGGCGATCGGGTGCTTCGGGCTCACCGAGCCCGACCACGGCTCCGACCCGGCCTCGATGCGGACCTCGGCACGTCGGGACGGTTCGGACTGGGTGCTCAACGGGCACAAGATGTGGATCACCAACGGCACCGTGGCCGATGTCGCCGTCGTCTGGGCCCACACCGATGAGGGAATCCGTGGCTTCGTGGTGCCCACGGACACTCCCGGATTCTCGGCCCCCGAGATCACCCGGAAGCTGTCCTTGCGTGCTTCGGTGACCAGCGAGCTGGTGCTGGACGAGGTGCGTGTGCCCGGCGACGCGGCACTGCCCGAGGCGATCGGCCTGCGGGGCCCGCTGAGCTGCCTCAACGAGGCTCGCTACGGGATCGTCTGGGGGGCGACCGGCGCCGGGCTCAGCTGTCTGGAGGTGGCACTGGACTACTCCCGCAGCCGTGAGCAGTTCGGCCAACCGATCGCGGGTTTCCAGCTGACTCAGGCCAAACTGGCCGACATGGCGGTTCGCGTCCACAACGGGCGACTGCTGGCACTGCACCTCGGGCAGCGCAAGGATGCCGGGACGTTGCTGCCACAGCAGGTGAGTTTCGGCAAGCTGGACAATGTGCGCGGTGCGCTGGAAGTCGCCCGCACCGCTCGTACCGTGCTGGGGGCGAACGGCATATCCCTCGAATACCCCGTGATCCGCCACATGACGAATCTGGAGTCGGTGCTGACCTACGAGGGCACCAGCGAGATGCACGCGCTGACCATCGGCCAGGCCATGACGGGGGTTTCCGCGTTCCGCGGCTGA
- a CDS encoding MFS transporter, with the protein MATAMVGRRSMRRDRPSTVRTLVPVAAVVTVGILPVFLVGGLGVQLQREFGFGAAALGLGTAGFFGMAALASRAMGWVVERIGTARAMRSAAAGSSLCLLGLATAENATWLIVVACLAGLPNSLGQPASNLLITQNIPVGIRATAFGIKQASIPAATLLAGLAVPVVALTIGWRWAFALAALVGCCAALLVPSSPAVGRSATKPGSEASRNGGRASLYLLAAAGGLGSAAANALGAFVTTTAVHVGFGPAAAGLVLSLGSVAGLTVRVLAGVATDRRNPDSLRVITVMLFVGSLGYGLMALDVTASFLVGAIIGFGAGWAWPGLLNFAVARLNPDRVAGATSVTQTGVYIGGSCGPLLFGLLAEHAGLGGAWLTAAVVAVLAGMFLLAARRWS; encoded by the coding sequence ATGGCGACGGCAATGGTGGGCCGCCGCTCGATGAGACGGGATCGTCCGAGCACGGTGCGCACGCTCGTGCCGGTGGCCGCTGTGGTTACTGTCGGGATTCTCCCCGTCTTCCTGGTCGGTGGCCTCGGTGTTCAGTTGCAACGTGAATTCGGTTTCGGTGCGGCTGCACTGGGTCTTGGTACGGCGGGCTTCTTCGGCATGGCCGCACTGGCATCCCGGGCCATGGGGTGGGTGGTCGAGCGCATCGGTACAGCACGCGCCATGCGATCGGCCGCTGCCGGAAGCTCGCTGTGCCTGCTCGGCCTGGCCACTGCCGAGAACGCCACCTGGCTGATCGTCGTCGCTTGTCTGGCCGGGTTGCCGAACTCGCTGGGCCAGCCCGCGTCCAATCTGCTGATCACACAGAACATCCCCGTGGGGATCCGGGCCACGGCGTTCGGAATCAAGCAGGCGTCGATTCCCGCCGCAACCCTGTTGGCGGGACTCGCGGTGCCCGTCGTGGCGCTGACGATCGGTTGGCGCTGGGCGTTCGCCCTGGCGGCCCTGGTGGGATGCTGTGCGGCACTGCTCGTTCCGAGCTCCCCGGCCGTCGGGCGCTCCGCAACCAAGCCGGGCAGCGAGGCCTCGCGCAACGGTGGGCGGGCTTCGCTGTATCTGCTGGCAGCGGCAGGCGGGCTGGGTTCGGCGGCGGCGAATGCGCTGGGGGCGTTCGTCACCACGACGGCGGTCCACGTCGGATTCGGTCCCGCGGCGGCGGGTTTGGTGCTGTCCCTGGGATCGGTGGCCGGGCTCACGGTCCGAGTGCTGGCCGGTGTGGCCACCGATCGGAGGAATCCCGACAGCCTGCGCGTCATCACGGTGATGTTGTTCGTGGGCTCGCTCGGGTACGGCCTGATGGCTCTCGACGTCACCGCTTCGTTCCTCGTGGGAGCGATCATCGGATTCGGTGCGGGCTGGGCGTGGCCGGGCCTGCTGAACTTCGCGGTCGCGCGTCTCAACCCGGATCGGGTGGCCGGCGCGACGTCGGTCACTCAAACGGGCGTCTACATCGGCGGGAGTTGCGGACCGTTGCTGTTCGGGCTTCTCGCCGAGCACGCCGGTCTGGGCGGGGCGTGGTTGACCGCCGCAGTGGTGGCCGTCCTGGCCGGGATGTTCCTGTTGGCCGCCCGTCGATGGTCATGA
- a CDS encoding S-(hydroxymethyl)mycothiol dehydrogenase has protein sequence MATDVRAVVATGKGKPVEVTTIRVPDPGPDEALVRIQACGVCHTDLHYHEGGISDDFPFLLGHEAAGVVEAVGPGASDLQAGDFVVLNWRAVCGVCRACKRGRLEYCFDTNNAAQPMTLTDGTELSPALGIGAFAEKTLVHAGQCTKVDASAAPDVVGLLGCGVMAGIGAAVNTGRAGPGDSVAVIGCGGVGSASVAGAAMAGARRVIAVDTDPKKLEWSRQFGATHTINAAEADTVEAIREVTDGYGADVVVEAVGRPETYEQAFYARDLAGTVVLVGVPTPEMRLELPFLDVFARGGALKSSWYGDCLPSRDFPMLVELYQQGRLPLEKFVTERIPLDGVGSAFDKMRRGDVLRSVVVL, from the coding sequence GTGGCGACGGATGTTCGAGCTGTGGTGGCCACCGGGAAGGGCAAGCCGGTCGAGGTAACCACGATTCGGGTGCCGGATCCGGGGCCGGATGAGGCTCTGGTGCGGATCCAGGCCTGTGGTGTGTGCCATACGGATCTGCATTACCACGAGGGCGGCATCAGCGATGACTTCCCGTTTCTGCTCGGCCATGAGGCCGCCGGTGTGGTGGAGGCCGTCGGGCCGGGTGCCAGTGACCTGCAGGCAGGCGACTTCGTCGTGCTGAACTGGCGGGCTGTCTGCGGAGTGTGCCGAGCCTGTAAACGTGGCCGCTTGGAATACTGCTTCGATACGAACAATGCGGCGCAGCCGATGACGCTGACCGATGGCACCGAGTTGTCGCCGGCGCTGGGAATCGGTGCGTTCGCGGAGAAGACCCTGGTGCATGCCGGGCAGTGCACCAAGGTCGATGCGTCGGCGGCGCCGGATGTGGTCGGGCTGCTGGGATGCGGAGTCATGGCGGGCATCGGGGCGGCGGTCAACACCGGCCGGGCCGGCCCGGGGGATTCGGTGGCGGTGATCGGCTGCGGTGGTGTCGGCAGTGCCTCGGTGGCCGGTGCGGCCATGGCCGGGGCTCGGCGGGTCATCGCCGTGGACACGGATCCGAAGAAGCTGGAGTGGTCCCGTCAGTTCGGCGCCACGCATACGATCAACGCTGCCGAGGCCGATACCGTCGAGGCGATTCGCGAGGTCACCGACGGCTATGGGGCCGACGTCGTGGTGGAGGCCGTGGGGCGTCCGGAGACCTATGAACAGGCCTTCTACGCACGTGATCTGGCGGGCACGGTGGTGCTGGTCGGTGTTCCCACCCCGGAGATGCGTCTGGAGTTGCCGTTTTTGGACGTGTTCGCTCGGGGTGGGGCGCTGAAGTCGAGTTGGTACGGCGACTGCCTGCCCAGCAGGGATTTCCCGATGTTGGTGGAGCTGTACCAGCAGGGGCGGCTGCCGCTGGAGAAGTTCGTCACCGAGCGGATCCCGCTGGACGGGGTCGGAAGCGCCTTCGACAAGATGCGGCGCGGCGATGTGCTGCGTTCGGTGGTGGTGCTGTGA